A segment of the Flavobacterium azooxidireducens genome:
AAGTTGAGTACCTGTTACAGTTTGTTGATTGTTTGGTAGTGAAGCTATTGTTTCAAATGTGTTTGCAGTTTTCTCATTAATAATAAAATTATTTGTATTTGTTGAATTAAATTGGAGTTTAGCATTTATTGTCACGCCTTTACTAAAGCTCCACAATCCGTTTACGTATAAATCTATCTTGTAATCCCGAAATTTAGCAGTATCTACTATAGTATTAGGAGTTAAATCTTTCTTGAAATATGTTTCCTTACCACTGGCACCATAATATGCATCGAAACCAACCCACCAAGTTAAATAACTACTGTATAACTTTTCTTTTTTCAAAATTTCAATTTCTTTGTCCGCAATTTTCTTATAAAAAAAATAATACTTTTCTTTTATCAGTTTTTCGTTTTTATCAGTTAAATCATTGCCACAATATAAAATAGCATTTATGTTTTCCTCTTCATTGTTTGAGGATCTAGAAGGTGTAGAGATTGTTGTAGTTGTATTAGAAGTTGTTGTATTGCTATTAGTGTCTGGATTTATTGTTGTGGAAGTGGAAGTAGTACTACTATTTGAACTAACACCATTAGATACTGTTTGAGCATTAATATTTGTTGTTTCAACACCACTGTTAATTGAACTTGATTTTGTTGAATTAATATTTGTTACTACAGTTGATGCGGGTGTGAACTTAATATATTTATTAATTTCCTCGTTTATTGTTGGGATTATTATTTCTTCTCTAATTCGTCTTATGCCTTCCTTTTTACTGTGTGCAGAATTATCTCCATATCTTATAATCCCATTGAAAATATGTGTAAATTTTAAACCAATTCCAAAATCACTATTAAAGTCATACTCGTTTGATTTGCTATTTTGTGAGTAAATATTTGAAAATCCCTTATCTAATTTGTTTTTAACATAAATTGAAACCAAATTATTTATAGGTCGAATAGGTAATGGTTCATTTGAAAAAAAAATCTTTCTTAAATTTCTCAAATCAATATTTCTACCTATTGTTAACGTTTTGTTTTCTGTACTTGCTGAAACTATATACTTATCAAGGTTTAAATCGGTTATATTAGTTGCAAATGAATTAATTTCGTTTTCAAAAAATATATTTAGCATTTTGGGATTAAATGTAAAATATAACTCGTCATAATATAAATCTAAATTGGCAGGAGTTGCCAAATATGTTGTAACATTAGCTGGTCTGCTTGGATCATTTAAATTTCTTCTAGTGTCTAATATATAGTGCCTAGTTGTATTTCTCAAACTGTCTTTCACGGTTGGTGGAGTTTGCCCAAAACTGCTTATAGCACAACAAAATACTATAATTAAAAAAAATCTTGTAAAAATTGTTTCCATACTTAATGTATTTATAGTTAAACCTTGAATTACAATCTGTTTTGGGGCAAATTTTACTATTACATAATTTTAAACTTATTAATTAAGTCAACTATTGTAACTACATTTGAAATACTACCTATAAATGGTACTACTTTGTCAGGATTTTTAGTTTTTAATAGCTCAGCTTCCTCTTCATTAATGCTTTGTTTGCCCTTTGTTTAATCTAGCAATTATCTTCGGATGTTAGACATTAAATCTAAAGCAGTATGATAATCAATATAACCTTCGGAATACTAACACTAATTTGCTGTAAACAAGATATTTAAATCAAATTCTTCACCTATTAGAAATTTTAAATCAGATTACAAATAGGCTTGATAATCTCGCTATTTCTTTCTTTTAGTTCCTACTTATATTATTGTTAAATTCAAGTTAGGATATTTGTCTAGAACAATTGGTTTAATCTAAAAGTAATCTTACTTATTTGTTTTTTTTATCTGCGTTCAATAGTTTATTAAAGTTGTTCGATATATCGGGAATAAATCGTTCACCAAAACCAAAAATAAATGCACAAAAGATTAAATAATATTTTTCATTTGTTGTGTTATTATGTAATAGCGTTAAGATTATTTCTGCCTTGTATGCCAAGTAAAATATGCAGGCAGATGCACCTAAAATTAAAATTCTTGATGCCCCTGAAATTATATTAATATATTTTGAATTTGGGTCTAGGTAGATTTCTTTTAATTTTATTAATGTTGAAATCAATCCACCGAATGTTCCTGCAATAATTAATGCTATCAATACTACAAATTCTGAATTAAAATTATAGTTGTAATAAAACATTGTATTTATCCCTACAAATAGTACTACTAGAAAAGTTAATAGCGATGAAAAAATATAGTAGACGCGACTTTTTGTTAAAATTTTATTTATTAAATTATCTAAAATTTCATTAGCAATTTCTGGTTTGTCATTGAAGCAATTTTCCCATGCTTTTGACATAATATCAATTATGTCAAAATTATTTTTAGTTTGATCTTCTCCATCAATTGTTTTTAAAATTGTCATTCGAGTACTAATTGACCCCAACTTTGCCGCTAAATTATTACTGCTCGTATCTTCATCATGACAAAGCAAATTGGTTTCTGTTCTATAAATTATATAATCATTGGTTAAGCAATAGATTTGAACAATTTTTTTTCCGTTTCTATCTTTGCCATTTTCAACATAATTTCTAAAATTCGTTAATGTTGTTATTGATTTTATTTTGTTTTTAGCGGTACTTTTTTTTGCAGCCATAGCTAATTGATTTAATTAAATTTTTTACAGACTATAAACTCATTTATTATTGAAAACTCAATTTGAAGTTTCATAAAACTGATATATAATTTGTCTAATCAAAAAAGAAAATTTTAAAAAGGTAATTTTTTTACCCCAGTAATTAAAAAAAGATAAAAACAGCTTATTTTTTTATTTTCGTATTTTATTTAATGCAAATGACTTTGGAAAAAATATTTTTCAGGATTTAAACTACTTGACTTAATGTTACTATTTTATGTAGTTATTTTTAATTTTAATTGACTGATTGTAGAAGTAAAATTATTCAAAATTTAATTTTAACATATTCCGTAATAACACGTATTTTAATACGTATTTATATGTATTTTTTGGTAGTTGTTTTTTGAAACTAATTCATTTAAATTTTTTTGATATCAGCATTTTATGCTAAATAGCGTCATTTGATATACGTGTAAATACTTATTAAATTATTATTATTCAGCGTATTTTGAGTTGTTTTGTACTACTTTTTTCATGAAAATTGTAATTTAAGAATTTAATTACGTATAAATACTTACATAATTGAGTGAAAATACGTATTTTCGAGCCTAACAATTTTTTCTAAATTGTAAGCATAATTTTAATTAAAAATATCATGGAAATAAACAAAAACTCAGGAGGAGAAATTAAATTGAAAGAAGCTCAAGATCTTATTGCTGCTTTTCAGTCTATATTTCCTGAAGAAAAAAAGGCATTTTTTATTGGCTCAAATCATGTTGAAGCTATTTTAGCCCAAGATCGTTGCATTGGTGTTCGCATTTATAATGCATATGATGAAGATAAATTAACAAAAACTGTAGTTTTAGTTGGTGTTGATACACTAGGAAATGATATGAAGGAGGGTGTTATTGTAGATAGAACTGTCATTTGTCCTCCACATTGTCCAACGATTAGTATATTAGATTAAAAAAATAATATTGGATGAATTTACCTGTAGTTTTAATATTTGTGGTAAATTTTTTAGGCATATTTGTCTTAATTCAGTATCTCTTTTTTAATTCAGCAAAAAGTATTGCCGTGAAACCTATGTTGCCATTTTTGGTTTTAACGGCAATATCTTCACTTATAGAACTGATTTTTATCTATTTTTTAAAATTTGATTCTTATATATGGTCAAAACTGTATACTATTTTAGAGTTTGTCGTTTTTGCAGTATTATTCAATCAATTATTGGCTAGAAAGTTTGTTAAAATTACGTTTTGTTTTTCGGTTTTATTTTTTTGTGCCTTTTTCTATTTTCTTTTGGTAAACAGTAATTATCCTTATTTACAAGTTTTAGGGATTTTATATTCTATTCAATTTTTATATATTTTTTTGTTTGTTATTTTATGGATTAAGGAAATATTTGAAAAGAAAGAAGTTGAATCTTTGCTTGACGTACCTCTTTTTTATTTTGTTTCCGGATTGTTGATTTATTTTTCTGGAACTATTTTTCTTTTTATCTTGGGTGAAGAAATTTTAAGAGCTGGTTTGAGTTTATATTATTATTGGATTGTTAACCTTGTTTTAGTTTTAATTTTCAGAACTTTTTTAATACTTACTATTTGGAAGGATCGATTGATATAAATTATGTTTTTTGGCTTGGAACCTCTGTGATGCTTTTTTTGGCGTTAGGTTTGCTTTTCTTGGTTTTATTTTATCAAAATAATTTTACTAAAATGAAGCGTCAAGAGGCAGAAACGCTATTGAAAACTGCATTAGAAAGTGAGAAAGAGGAGCGACAACGAATTGCTAAAGATTTGCATGACAGTGTTCAGGGTGATTTGAGTGCTATACGAAACTATATGGTTCTTTTACAGAGGCAAACACAAGGGCAATCCTCTAATTTACTTATTTCAGAAGCTAAAGATGCGTTGGAAAAAGCTATTGAAAATACTAGGGTTATCTCAAATAAGTTGATGCCTCCATTATTAGAAACTGCGGGGTTTAGTTCAGCTTTGCGTGACTATTTAGAACAACTCAGCTTACTAAGTGGGAAAGAATTTGTCTATAAAACGGATTTCTCTGATGTACAAATTCCTACTGAATATGCTTATGAACTTTTTCGAGTGGTACAGGAATTTTGTCAGAATATGTTGAAACATGGTCAAATTTCGCAAGCTCTACTTTCTTTATATATTACCACTGAAGGATTAAGTTTAGAAATCATAGATGATGGAGTTCCTTTTGATTTTAAAACTGCTTATAACAAATCAAACGGTAGCGGGTTAAATAATATTCAATCCAGAATTAAAAGTATGAAAGCGGAGTTGGTCCAGCGTGAAGTAACGGTTGGTAATCATTTTGTTATTTATTTAAAACTTCCTATATGATACGAATAGCTTTAGTGGATGATCATCAATTATTTAGAAAGAGTTTATCTTTATTAATTGCAACTTTTGATGAAGTTGAGGTTGTTTTTGATACTGATGATGGACTAAAGTTATTGGAAAAGCTGATTAATGGTGAGAAAATTGATGTGGTGTTATTGGATATTCAAATGCCAATCATGGATGGTTTTGAAATTTGTACACGATTAAAAAAAGATTACTCGGACGTTAAAATTCTAATTGTCTCTCAGTTAACAACTAAGGAAGCCGTTCACAAAATAATGGATTGCGGAGCGAATGGTTTTTTCACAAAAAATTCTCCTCCGGAACTTTTGGAGCAGGCCATAAAAGGTATCATAAATAAAGATTACTATTTTGATATGGAATTGGCTGCCGTTGTAAGAGAGGCTATTTTATGGGAGAAGAAAGTGCAGTCCAATTTTAATTTTACCCAGAAAATCAATCTAACCGGGCGAGAGGTAGAAATAATTTTAATGGCTTGTAAAGAATTGAGCAGTATAGAAATAGGAGATAAGCTCTGCATCAGTACACGGACTGTAGAAAAACACCGAAAGCGTATTATGGAAAAAACGGAGTCTAAAAATTTTATAGGGGTTGTATTGTATGCTCTTAAGGTAAACGCCATTTATTTAGAAGATATTTAAACACACACACACACACACACACATTTTCTAACCATAACTTCCAATTGTTAATGTAGACAAAAACTCCTCTCTTTTTTTAACATATAGAAAAATGGTGTATCTATTATATTTTCATTATTTTTCTTTCTACGATTAATTTAGTTCTACATTTTCCCTTTTTTCATCAAGTTACTTTTTTCACGTAAAATGAATACTTGAATTTACTCCCTTAAATTTAAGTGTTTTTACGTATTGACAAGAACTATGTTAATGTATAGTTTTATGACCTAAACTTTTTGATTTTTTTAACATTTAAATAAAAATTCAAGTCAGTTCCTATTGATGTTATTTATTTACTAGTTATCTCCAAAGTCAAAATTATAAAATTATACTTATGAGAGTTTCTTTTCAATTAATTGTAGCACTCCCTTTTTTATTACTATTTTCTATAGAATGTGTTGCACAAGATTTTTTTCAAAAGTTTGGTGCTATAACACACTACAAAGGAAGTGACACATTGAATCGCTACAATTTTAACCCAATGTTAAACTTTAGTGATATTGAAAAATTGGAGCAAGCACATAAGGGTAAGTTTCAAAAATCAGGTTCTTTGTTTTTTGCTTTTGAATCCCTGCAAGAAGAGGAAGTTCAAGTTCTTGCCATGAAGGATTCTAAAAACTCAATCACCATTACTTCCAAACACGTTTTATTTTCGGATGGATTAGAGAATAAGGTGGAGCCTTTTTATGGCAGTATACTTTCTTACCAGTTTTCAAGGGACAGTTATGGCAGAAAAAATAACGGACTTACAATTTCTAAGGGATTTATAGGTGAGCAAGGAAAATTGTTAGAATATATTTTTTTACCAGATGTAGTAACTGATTTGGATCAAGCTAAAATTGAAAGCTATCTATCTTTAAAATTTGGAATATCCCTTTATAAAACTTCTTATTTATCTACCTCAAATGATACAATTTGGAACTATAAAAAAAATGAAGATTTTGCCAGTCGTGTTACAGGGATTGGAAGAGATGATCAAATTGGTTTATATCAAAGAAAGTCTGTTAATTCTGAAATGAAAGCTATCAGTATTGGAGTTGACAGTTTACATAGTATTAGTAATCACAATTATTTGATTTGGAGTGATAATGATGGTTCAACTACGATCCAAGAAAGTACACTTTTGAAAAGAAAATGGAGGGTACATTATTTTGGAGAAAAGGATGATTTTGAAAATCTTCAAATGGAAGTTGATCCGATATTTCTATTTGAAAAATATGATAATCGTTTGGAATCTACAGATAATGTTTTATGGCTTGTGTTGAGTAAAACTACAGATTTTAAGTCTGAAAAGAAATATGTTAAAAGTGTAAAGAAAAATGGGAAACTCATTTTTGAAAAAATAAATTTTTCTGAGCATGCTTATTTTTCATTTTTGATAGCTCCTGAATTTTTTGTTCAGAAGGATTTAGTTCTATCAATTTGCGAACAAACTAATCAACTTAAGGTTACTCCAATAGGTGGCGTTGCTCCTTATTTACTCAAATTGACTTCCGAACAATTTAACGATGAATTTCAGTTTACTGAGCCGGATTATATTCAATCTAATCTAACAGCTGGAAATTATTTTTTAGAAATAACCGATGCATTCCAGAATCACTATTCAACATCATTTACAATTATTGATAACACAGGACTTACTATTGATTTGAAAGAAAAGTGGGTACTTTCAGATGAAAATGAAATCATCATTTTTCCAAACATTTCTAATCCGAATCAAATTTTAAATTATGAATGGATTAGTAATAAAGAAATGGTTTCTTCTTCTTCTACCTTAAAAACTGGTCAAACCGGAGCTTATCAATTAAGATTAAAGTTAGCGAACGGATGTGTTGAAACACGTGATTTTGAAATTGTTTCTGAAGATGTTTTAACTAATCAAATAAGTATTTACCCCAATTCAACAGCCTCCGGGCAATTATTTTATGTTGATTTTGATTTGTCTGAGCCAAAAGATATAACTGTATTTATTCATGATATGGCCGGTAAAATGATTTTAAATGAGCAATTAACCGCCATACAAGACTCTCAATTCAAAACTTCCCTAACGGTTTCAGGAACCTATCTACTTACTGTAAGTACTGATAAAACAACTGTTGCCAAAAGAATCATAGTAAAATAAAAACACCTTTCTTCTTATGAAAAACTCTGAAAGAACAATCGTTTTTGGCTTTAACAGAAAAATAGTCGAAATAATTCACGTTGTTATGCTTATTGGTATGTTGCATAGTAGCTTTATTGCTCCTGCCCAACCCATTATCTGGGAATTTTTTAATGGTACTAAAGCTAAAAATTTTCACGATAGTTCAAGCAGTTATGAAAGTCCGGATTCAGTAAGATCAGTTAATTTTATGGAACCTGATAATGAAGTTGAAACGAAAAAGTCGACTTTACGTTCTGAAAAAACAAGTTCTTTAAATGATAAATTAGGACTGAAAACTTATTTTCAAGCTGATATTGTTGATGGGTATATTGGTGTTTTTGATGATAAACCTTTGGATGATGCAAAAGACAATTTATTTAAAATTACTATTGATGAAATACCTACTAACAGTAGGGTCTATCTTCAGTATGAATTATATGGTGTTGAAGGACTTAGTTCAGTATCCAGAAGTGTAAACGACATGCCGACTACGGGAGGTTATATAGTAAAGAAAAATAACCAATGGACGTTACAACAAGAGGAGTTAGCTTTTAATTGGGTAAAAAAAGGAGAGAATACTATTTTGTTTACCGCTCCATCGAGTAAAGAATTTGGATACAGAGTAAAAAATGTAAGTATCCAATTTAAAGAGGACACAACTCTGAACGCCAATATGATTTTGAACATCGATCAGAATTTATTGTTTGTTAAAGAAAATCAACTTTATATTAAGGGATTTGTTCAGAACCCAAGTGAAAATTTAACTGTAGAAGTAGCAGGCTCCAACTTGTTAGTTTATAAAAATCAATTTGAAGGAATAATTCAGTTGACTAAGGAAAATATAGAGCAAAAAAATATTTTAATTAAAGCAAATGACTCCAATGGACTAGTGGGGCAGGAATATATTCATCTAACAAATTTACTTGAAGCAGATTTGAAAGTGAGTTTTGATGAACGACTGAGTGAACACAAAAAAATGTTTTCAGCTTTAGCTGGAAGTAGTCTATTAACAGAAGGTGCAGGAATAATAGTTCCTGATAGTGCAATTACAGATCATAAAATAATTTCGATATCTTCTTTACGAAAAAAAGATATAGCACCGATGAATTCGGGGATGATTAATGTTACTAAAGGAGGAGGGTCTTACCGATTTTTACCAGATGGAACCAAATTTGCCAAGAATGTAAAAATTCAATTAGCCTATGATAATTCCCTCATTCCTTCCGGCTATTCTGAAAAAGATATTCAAACCTTTTATTTTAGTAAAGATTCTAAGAGTTGGGTGAGTGTAGAAAAAGATAGCGTTCTTTTAGAAACGAAAATGATTGTATCGAATACGAATCATTTTACTGATTATATAAATGGTATTATTCAAGTTCCGGAGACACCCGAAACCTCTGCATTTATTCCCACGATGATGAGTGATATCAAAGCTGCTAATCCTACTTCGGGAATGACACTGATATCGCCGCCTGAAGCTTCCCAAAAAGGTTCTGCCGGTGTTTCGTATCCAATAAAAGTACCGTCAGGGAGAAGTGGTTTGCAACCCAGTTTGGCTATCCAATATAATAGTGATGGAGGTAATGGTCTATTAGGTTTAGGATGGGACATGAGTACCTCTGCATTATCTATTGATACACGATGGGGTGTGCCTATTTTGTCTGATACTCATGAAACTGAAATTTATACCTTAAATGGAGAACAATTGATGTATCCGAAGATCGAAAACCTGAATGCGGATATGGTTGATTGGATGCCTAATCGTCATTATGACGCTACAAATGCTGGAGATGTGTATTCTACAGTTGAGCGTGAACGTATAGATAATGCGGTATTTACTATGAGAAAACAAGGTGGATTTGAAAAGCTAGAGCGATTAGGAACTAACCCAAGTAATTATCATTGGAAAGTGACCAATACCGATGGAGTTGTTAGTTGGTACGGAGGAAAGACGGGTGTTGACGAAACCTATGTATTAAAAAATGCAGAGGGAAAAGTGGTATATTGGAGTTTGTATATGGTTGAGGATGTGCATGGAAATAGTATGAAATATTATTACACGAAAGAGACTATTGGTTCCATTTCGGGAGTAAATAGTAACCTTGCAGGTAGTATCTTTTATTATCTGAGTCGGATAACTTATACCGGTTTTCAAGATGACGATGGAGGATATTCCGTAGAGTTTATACCCACAAGTACCTATCGTCCTGATATTACTATTGATTCTAAATTAGGCGTTAAATTAGTTAATACCAAGTTGTTGAATACTATCCAAGTAAAACATCAAAATGAATTAATACGACGGTATAATCTGAATTATGATCCCGGATTTAGTAAGTTTGGTAAGAATAGATTATTATCTATTGTGGAAGCCGATGCCGGAAATAATGAATTTTATCGACATGAATTTGAGTATTATGATGATTTAGAAGATGGAGAAGGCAACAACATTTACTTTTCAGCGGGAGTTGATGTTAATCTTTGTGAGGATGACGATGATGGTGGTGGGGTGATGAAGAAAAGTGTTTTATGTTTGTGTTTCCAGTTCCGAAATATACAATTTATAATTTCCGAAATTCTCATTCGCCAATAACGGCTAGTGGAACCCATAGTTTTAATAACACTTGTACGAGTCATTTGTTTGAAAGTTTTACAATTTCAGGTCAAACATTTAGTCAACCCAATCTATATTTACGATGTGGTAATACCTTAGGAGAGAATTTTACAAATTGTTTGACACCAACGGACTATCTCAATTTTTCTAATACTGATCGTTATTATGGAAATTCAAATAGTCAGTTTGAATCTGAATCTCAAAATTTCTCTAGTCTGATTTTTAATTCAACTTCGGAAATGATTACGCCTCCTGTTTTTATAACTTCTTCTTTTCCAGCCAACAAATTGAGTTTTGATTATCATGGAACATATGAAGGTAGTGATGCTTACTATTCAGGTTCGACTATTTTTACAAATTATAGCTCAACATCAAATGATTTAGTTGGTACATTAGTATTGAAACGTTTATCAAGTCCCTTTAATATAATTAATACGTTTAACATAACTCTTCAAATTTCCCAAACAAATTATATCCCATTTAATGCATCAATCAACGGAAATCCATTATTCGACAGTAATTATGCTTATTTTACCACAGGTGTAAACGGCAGTAATGGATTTAATGTATTTAGAAATCATATATTAGCATTGTATCCCGGAGCAGATGTTTTTTATGTCAATAGTAGTAATTCAATTTCTGTTAGAATATTCAATACTACAGACGATTTGAGTGAAATAACTATCTCTACTGCTGATAATCAGGTAACTAATTCTTATGATATTGTAGAAACCAATTGTGATCCCTTTCTTAGAATTTCTCCAAACAATAATTTTGTGAAAAAGGGTTGGGAAAATTACAAACCGTCTCAAGATGAAGTGAAGTTTAATGAAATGAAAATGGTGTCTGAGGGGGCTGAATTAAAACTACCCTTTTCACATTTGACACTATTTTATGAGCTTCTTTTGAATGAAGAAACTTCAAAAGAATTAGGTTCACAGAATTTTTTGTGGAGTAAAGAGGAAGGTTTAGAAAAATGGTTGGATTCCAACGGTTTAGAAGTTAAAGATCCAACGGTTTTAGCAATTTTAAAACAACAATTGCCTTCTTACATGCCCTTAGCTTATTTTGAACTAAAAGAAAAGCAACAAGAAAAAGAATATGAGCAAAGGCTACTAGCACAAAAAGAGGCAAAAGAATGGCTTAAAGACAATAACTTTTATCAAAAATTGGAGGATAGGAACCAACAGCTTATTCAATCAAAAAAACAAGATAATCTTTTAAAATCTAAGTCAAACGATGTCAATTCAAATAAAAAAGAAGGTCTGTTTTCAAAAGGCAATTTAGATATTTTTACAGGAGGAAATCCTCCTTCTACCACAAATTCTTATGTTTTTGAGAATTCGTTTCCTTTTGGTGATCCCGAATGCCCTTCTTTTTTGAATACTGAATTTTTGGTCACCGGAGAAGAACCGATACCATCTTTTAATAGTTATTTTTCCCCTTTAGGAAGTAGTTCTACCAAAGGCGAAGGAATTGGTGGTTATTTAGGACTAATAGGGGTTGGGTGTAATTGGTTTGCCAAGAATATTACCTTCGGTTTTGGCATTGGTGTTTCAGGAAACCGAACTAAATCACAAGTTAGTTTAATAGATATTAATGGTGATGGGTTGAGCGATATTGTTACACAAAGTGGTGATGTTATACGCTATCGTCCTCATATTGTTAACCGGACGATTAATGAAGAAGGGGAAGAGGTGATTAGCCACAGTTTCGGTTTAAACCGTATGATTACTGGTATTGATCGCTTTTATTATTCTACCGGTAAATCGGAACAATATAATTTTTCATTCAATTCTATTTTTTCTATAGG
Coding sequences within it:
- a CDS encoding sensor histidine kinase, with the translated sequence MEGSIDINYVFWLGTSVMLFLALGLLFLVLFYQNNFTKMKRQEAETLLKTALESEKEERQRIAKDLHDSVQGDLSAIRNYMVLLQRQTQGQSSNLLISEAKDALEKAIENTRVISNKLMPPLLETAGFSSALRDYLEQLSLLSGKEFVYKTDFSDVQIPTEYAYELFRVVQEFCQNMLKHGQISQALLSLYITTEGLSLEIIDDGVPFDFKTAYNKSNGSGLNNIQSRIKSMKAELVQREVTVGNHFVIYLKLPI
- a CDS encoding response regulator transcription factor → MIRIALVDDHQLFRKSLSLLIATFDEVEVVFDTDDGLKLLEKLINGEKIDVVLLDIQMPIMDGFEICTRLKKDYSDVKILIVSQLTTKEAVHKIMDCGANGFFTKNSPPELLEQAIKGIINKDYYFDMELAAVVREAILWEKKVQSNFNFTQKINLTGREVEIILMACKELSSIEIGDKLCISTRTVEKHRKRIMEKTESKNFIGVVLYALKVNAIYLEDI
- a CDS encoding T9SS type A sorting domain-containing protein, producing MRVSFQLIVALPFLLLFSIECVAQDFFQKFGAITHYKGSDTLNRYNFNPMLNFSDIEKLEQAHKGKFQKSGSLFFAFESLQEEEVQVLAMKDSKNSITITSKHVLFSDGLENKVEPFYGSILSYQFSRDSYGRKNNGLTISKGFIGEQGKLLEYIFLPDVVTDLDQAKIESYLSLKFGISLYKTSYLSTSNDTIWNYKKNEDFASRVTGIGRDDQIGLYQRKSVNSEMKAISIGVDSLHSISNHNYLIWSDNDGSTTIQESTLLKRKWRVHYFGEKDDFENLQMEVDPIFLFEKYDNRLESTDNVLWLVLSKTTDFKSEKKYVKSVKKNGKLIFEKINFSEHAYFSFLIAPEFFVQKDLVLSICEQTNQLKVTPIGGVAPYLLKLTSEQFNDEFQFTEPDYIQSNLTAGNYFLEITDAFQNHYSTSFTIIDNTGLTIDLKEKWVLSDENEIIIFPNISNPNQILNYEWISNKEMVSSSSTLKTGQTGAYQLRLKLANGCVETRDFEIVSEDVLTNQISIYPNSTASGQLFYVDFDLSEPKDITVFIHDMAGKMILNEQLTAIQDSQFKTSLTVSGTYLLTVSTDKTTVAKRIIVK
- a CDS encoding SpvB/TcaC N-terminal domain-containing protein — translated: MLIGMLHSSFIAPAQPIIWEFFNGTKAKNFHDSSSSYESPDSVRSVNFMEPDNEVETKKSTLRSEKTSSLNDKLGLKTYFQADIVDGYIGVFDDKPLDDAKDNLFKITIDEIPTNSRVYLQYELYGVEGLSSVSRSVNDMPTTGGYIVKKNNQWTLQQEELAFNWVKKGENTILFTAPSSKEFGYRVKNVSIQFKEDTTLNANMILNIDQNLLFVKENQLYIKGFVQNPSENLTVEVAGSNLLVYKNQFEGIIQLTKENIEQKNILIKANDSNGLVGQEYIHLTNLLEADLKVSFDERLSEHKKMFSALAGSSLLTEGAGIIVPDSAITDHKIISISSLRKKDIAPMNSGMINVTKGGGSYRFLPDGTKFAKNVKIQLAYDNSLIPSGYSEKDIQTFYFSKDSKSWVSVEKDSVLLETKMIVSNTNHFTDYINGIIQVPETPETSAFIPTMMSDIKAANPTSGMTLISPPEASQKGSAGVSYPIKVPSGRSGLQPSLAIQYNSDGGNGLLGLGWDMSTSALSIDTRWGVPILSDTHETEIYTLNGEQLMYPKIENLNADMVDWMPNRHYDATNAGDVYSTVERERIDNAVFTMRKQGGFEKLERLGTNPSNYHWKVTNTDGVVSWYGGKTGVDETYVLKNAEGKVVYWSLYMVEDVHGNSMKYYYTKETIGSISGVNSNLAGSIFYYLSRITYTGFQDDDGGYSVEFIPTSTYRPDITIDSKLGVKLVNTKLLNTIQVKHQNELIRRYNLNYDPGFSKFGKNRLLSIVEADAGNNEFYRHEFEYYDDLEDGEGNNIYFSAGVDVNLCEDDDDGGGVMKKSVLCLCFQFRNIQFIISEILIRQ